The Bradyrhizobium sp. CCBAU 051011 DNA segment GTGGCTGTGGTTCACGGTGCTGTTCGCCAATTTCGCCGAAGCCGTTGCCGAAGGCCGTGGCAAGGCCCAGGCGGAATCGCTGAAGAAGACCCGCACCGAGAGCAAGGCCAAGCTGCTGGAAGGCCCCGACAGGTCCTATCGGCTGGTGTCCGGCACCAGCCTGAAGGTGGGCGATATCGTGCTGGTCGAAGCCGGCGACAACATTCCCTCCGACGGCGAGGTGATCGAGGGTGTGGCGTCCGTGAACGAGGCCGCGATAACGGGCGAATCCGCGCCCGTGATCCGCGAATCCGGCGGCGACCGTTCGGCGGTGACCGGCGGCACGCAGGTGCTGTCCGACTGGATCCGCGTCCGCATCACGGCAGCCCAGGGCTCGACCTTCATCGATCGCATGATCAAGCTGGTGGAAGGCGCCGAGCGGCAGAAGACCCCGAACGAGATCGCGCTCAACATCCTGCTCGCGGGCCTGACCATCATCTTCGTGTTCGCGACGGTAACGATCCCGAGCTATGCGGCCTATGCCGGCGGCTCGATCTCGGTCGTGGTGCTGGTGGCGCTGTTCGTGACGCTGATCCCGACCACGATCGGGGCGCTCTTGTCCGCCATCGGCATCGCCGGCATGGACCGGCTGGTGCGCTTCAACGTGCTCGCGATGTCCGGCCGCGCGGTGGAAGCCGCGGGCGACGTCGATACGCTGCTGCTCGACAAGACCGGCACCATCACGCTTGGCAACCGACAGGCGACGGCGTTTCGTCCCGTTCGCGGCGTCACCGAGCAGGAACTGGCGGATGCAGCGCAGCTTGCCTCGCTGGCCGACGAAACGCCCGAAGGCCGTTCCATCGTGGTTCTGGCGAAAGAGAAATACGGCATCCGCGGCCGCGACATGAACGAGCTCGCCGCGACCTTCATTCCCTTCACCGCGCAGACGCGCATGAGCGGCATCGATGCCGGCTCGTCCTCCGTCCGCAAGGGCGCGGTGGATGCGATCCTCAATTATGTCGATGGCGGCGGCGTTCGGGCGGTCGCCTCCGGCAACGCGGTTCGTGCGCTGCAGACGGGCGCCATGTCCGAAGTAGGACGCGAAATCCAGGCCATTGCCGACGAAATTTCCAAGGCCGGCGGTACGCCGCTTGCGGTTGCCAAGGATGGCCGGCTGCTCGGCGTCATCCACCTCAAGGATATCGTCAAGGGCGGCATCCGCGAGCGCTTTGCGGAATTGCGGCGCATGGGCATCCGCACCGTGATGATCACCGGCGACAACCCGATGACGGCCGCTGCCATCGCGGCCGAAGCCGGCGTCGACGATTTCCTGGCGCAGGCTA contains these protein-coding regions:
- the kdpB gene encoding potassium-transporting ATPase subunit KdpB, producing METMKLQKKATASAMLDPAIVLPAIRASFVKLDPRLMVKNPVMFVVEIVAALTTVIFLRNLVMGGEGLAFTFQIILWLWFTVLFANFAEAVAEGRGKAQAESLKKTRTESKAKLLEGPDRSYRLVSGTSLKVGDIVLVEAGDNIPSDGEVIEGVASVNEAAITGESAPVIRESGGDRSAVTGGTQVLSDWIRVRITAAQGSTFIDRMIKLVEGAERQKTPNEIALNILLAGLTIIFVFATVTIPSYAAYAGGSISVVVLVALFVTLIPTTIGALLSAIGIAGMDRLVRFNVLAMSGRAVEAAGDVDTLLLDKTGTITLGNRQATAFRPVRGVTEQELADAAQLASLADETPEGRSIVVLAKEKYGIRGRDMNELAATFIPFTAQTRMSGIDAGSSSVRKGAVDAILNYVDGGGVRAVASGNAVRALQTGAMSEVGREIQAIADEISKAGGTPLAVAKDGRLLGVIHLKDIVKGGIRERFAELRRMGIRTVMITGDNPMTAAAIAAEAGVDDFLAQATPEDKLKLIRDEQAKGKLVAMCGDGTNDAPALAQADVGVAMNTGTQAAREAGNMVDLDSNPTKLIEVVEIGKQLLMTRGALTTFSIANDVAKYFAIIPAMFLAFYPQLEVLNVMHLASPQSAILSAIIFNALVIIALIPLALKGVAYRAIGAGALLRRNLLIYGLGGIIVPFIGIKAIDLAVAALGLA